The Syngnathus acus chromosome 3, fSynAcu1.2, whole genome shotgun sequence genome includes a window with the following:
- the dhcr7 gene encoding 7-dehydrocholesterol reductase, with protein MNGATEVTRRRVQNGSHSPLASAKTAEPVQWGRAWEVDWFSLLSVVALLCLAPFIVFFFVMACDQYQCSVTRPLLELYGGESTLLSIWARVPFVTWSAAKIYAAWVTFQVVLYMRLPDILHKVLPGYVGGVQDGARTPAGLINKYEINGLQCWLVTHVLWLANARYFLWFSPTIIFDNWIPLMWCANALGYAVATFAFVKAYLFPTNAQDCKFTGNVFYNYMMGIEFNPRVGKWFDFKLFFNGRPGIVAWTLINLSYMAKQQELYGHVTNSMLLVNVLQAIYVLDFFWNEAWYLKTIDICHDHFGWYLGWGDCVWLPYLYTLQGLYLVYHPVQLSPPHAAAVLLLGLAGYYIFRAANHQKDLFRRSEGACTIWGRPPSFIECSYRSADGGAHRSKLLTSGFWGAARHFNYTGDLMGSLAYCAACGFGHLLPYFYIVYMSVLLVHRCLRDEHRCGSKYGADWKRYTDAVPYRLIPGIF; from the exons ATGAACGGTGCCACTGAAGTCACCAGGAGGCGGGTCCAAAATGGCAGCCACAGTCCGTTGGCATCAGCTAAAACAGCAGAGCCTGTGCAGTGGGGGAGAGCCTG GGAAGTGGATTGGTTTTCTCTGCTGAGCGTGGTGGCCCTGCTCTGCTTGGCGCCGTTCATCGTCTTCTTCTTCGTGATGGCTTGCGACCAGTACCAGTGTTCCGTTACACGGCCCCTCCTGGAGCTCTACGGCGGCGAGAGCACCCTACTCTCCATCTGGGCCCGCGTACCCTTCGTCACCTGGTCGGCGGCCAAGATCTACGCCGCGTGGGTCACCTTCCAGGTGGTGTTGTACATGCGCTTGCCCGACATCCTGCACAAAGTGCTGCCCGGTTACGTCGGGGGAGTTCAGGACGGCGCCCGAACCCCAGCAG GCCTCATCAACAAGTACGAGATCAACGGGCTGCAGTGCTGGCTCGTCACGCACGTCCTGTGGTTGGCCAACGCCCGCTACTTCCTGTGGTTCTCGCCCACCATCATCTTCGACAACTGGATCCCGCTCATGTGGTGCGCCAACGCGCTGGGTTACGCCGTGGCCACTTTTGCCTTTGTCAAGGCCTACTTGTTCCCCACCAACGCGCAGGACTG CAAGTTCACGGGCAACGTCTTCTATAACTACATGATGGGCATCGAGTTCAACCCGCGTGTGGGCAAGTGGTTTGACTTCAAGCTGTTCTTCAACGGGCGCCCGGGCATCGTGGCGTGGACGCTCATCAACCTTTCCTACATGGCCAAGCAACAGGAGCTCTACGGTCACGTCACCAACTCCATGCTGCTGGTTAACGTCCTGCAG GCCATCTACGTGTTGGATTTCTTCTGGAACGAGGCGTGGTACCTCAAGACCATCGACATCTGCCACGACCACTTTGGCTGGTACCTGGGCTGGGGCGACTGCGTGTGGCTGCCTTACCTCTACACGCTACAG GGCCTGTATCTGGTCTACCACCCGGTGCAACTGTCACCGCCGCACGCCGCGGCCGTGTTGCTGCTGGGCCTGGCGGGCTACTACATCTTCCGCGCCGCCAACCACCAGAAGGACCTATTCCGCCGCAGCGAGGGCGCCTGCACCATCTGGGGCCGGCCCCCCTCCTTCATCGAGTGCTCGTACCGCTCGGCCGACGGCGGCGCGCACCGCAGCAAGCTGCTGACGTCGGGCTTCTGGGGCGCGGCGCGCCACTTCAACTACACGGGCGACCTGATGGGCTCGCTGGCGTACTGCGCCGCCTGCGGATTCGGCCACCTGCTGCCGTACTTCTACATCGTCTACATGAGCGTCCTACTGGTGCACCGGTGCCTGCGCGACGAGCACCGTTGCGGAAGCAAGTACGGCGCCGACTGGAAGCGCTACACCGACGCCGTGCCGTACCGACTCATCCCGGGAATCTTCTAG